The Hemicordylus capensis ecotype Gifberg chromosome 6, rHemCap1.1.pri, whole genome shotgun sequence genome window below encodes:
- the LOC128331309 gene encoding lutropin subunit beta-like produces the protein MKLIQGKKPSLAALLLLAATLCASRRSGPGSSLACHPVNATIAAEKEDCPVCMPITTSICSGYCETSEKVLKTPFSAFDQRVCTYREVRYETVLLRGCPSAVDPSFTYPVAISCHCDLCKMDSSDCTVQSVGPNTCSNQRIFVY, from the exons ATGAAGTTGATACAG GGAAAGAAGCCCTCGCTGGCAGCGTTGTTGCTCTTGGCTGCTACCCTCTGTGCCAGCCGCAGGAGTGGTCCGGGCAGCAGCCTGGCCTGTCACCCTGTTAATGCCACCATTGCAGCCGAGAAGGAGGACTGCCCTGTCTGCATGCCAATCACCACCTCCATCTGCAGTGGCTACTGTGAGACCtcg GAGAAGGTGTTAAAGACGCCGTTCTCAGCATTCGACCAAAGAGTCTGCACCTACAGAGAGGTCCGCTATGAGACTGTGCTCCTGCGCGGATGCCCCTCAGCTGTGGACCCCTCCTTCACCTACCCTGTGGCCATCAGTTGTCACTGCGATCTCTGCAAGATGGACTCCAGCGACTGCACTGTCCAGAGTGTTGGACCCAACACCTGCAGCAACCAACGCATCTTTGTCTATTGA